A single region of the Streptomyces sp. NBC_00425 genome encodes:
- a CDS encoding Dyp-type peroxidase, translated as MPKATNAVDDTPTRRSVLIAGAGIGLTATACTREARPPAGAPGPGAHAARRRQAGVTTPQQATALILAYDLDPALRGAAGARELKAVLVEWTRALAEAQESQNAREADGGREPRETREPREPREPRETQDARETQDARETDGGRGSRLTATVGVGPGLPDRLGLRAPDALRDLPSFPGDRLDPARCGGDVLVQLCADSADATEATAAALTRLAGDALVPRWRQAGFLPPSPDGGGTPRDLIGFKNGSANPTAEECERWVWSGDATYLVVRRVHLRVEDFARLSVHRQEEVVGRRRATGAPLEGGSEDDPVDPLAKDAQGRYTTPPRSHVRAVSPRLDDGARMLRRSYSYADGPTDQGLLFLAFMRDPALFARVQRRMAAQDDLTAFTQARGSAVAYVLPGAGPGRPLGAELLA; from the coding sequence GTGCCGAAGGCGACGAATGCCGTAGATGACACGCCCACCCGTCGAAGCGTCCTGATCGCCGGCGCGGGAATCGGGCTGACCGCGACCGCATGCACCCGCGAGGCCCGTCCGCCGGCGGGCGCGCCCGGGCCCGGGGCCCATGCGGCGCGCCGCCGCCAGGCCGGGGTGACCACCCCGCAACAGGCCACCGCCCTGATCCTGGCGTACGACCTCGATCCCGCCCTGCGCGGTGCGGCGGGCGCACGGGAGCTGAAGGCGGTGCTCGTGGAGTGGACCCGCGCCCTGGCTGAGGCCCAGGAGAGCCAGAACGCCCGGGAGGCCGACGGTGGTCGCGAGCCCCGCGAGACCCGCGAGCCCCGCGAGCCCCGCGAGCCCCGCGAGACCCAGGACGCCCGGGAGACCCAGGACGCCCGGGAGACCGACGGCGGTCGTGGGTCACGTCTCACCGCCACGGTCGGCGTCGGCCCCGGGCTGCCCGACCGCCTCGGTCTGCGCGCTCCCGACGCCCTGCGCGACCTGCCCTCCTTCCCCGGCGACCGGCTCGACCCCGCCCGCTGCGGCGGCGACGTGCTGGTGCAGCTGTGCGCCGACTCGGCCGACGCCACCGAGGCGACCGCGGCCGCACTGACCCGGCTGGCGGGGGACGCGCTGGTCCCGCGCTGGCGGCAGGCGGGCTTTCTGCCGCCCTCCCCGGACGGCGGCGGCACCCCGCGCGACCTGATCGGATTCAAGAACGGCAGCGCCAATCCGACCGCCGAGGAGTGCGAGCGCTGGGTGTGGTCGGGCGACGCGACCTACCTCGTCGTCCGGCGCGTCCACCTGCGGGTGGAGGACTTCGCCCGGCTCTCCGTACACCGTCAGGAGGAGGTCGTCGGCCGCCGCCGCGCGACCGGAGCCCCGCTGGAGGGCGGATCCGAGGACGACCCGGTCGACCCGCTCGCCAAGGACGCCCAGGGCCGGTACACCACGCCGCCGCGTTCGCACGTGCGCGCCGTGAGCCCCCGCCTCGACGACGGCGCCCGCATGCTGCGCCGCAGCTACTCCTACGCCGACGGCCCCACCGACCAGGGCCTGCTGTTCCTCGCCTTCATGCGGGACCCGGCGCTGTTCGCCCGGGTCCAGCGGCGCATGGCCGCACAGGACGACCTGACAGCGTTCACCCAGGCACGGGGCTCGGCGGTGGCGTACGTCCTGCCGGGCGCCGGTCCTGGACGTCCGCTGGGGGCGGAGCTGTTGGCCTGA
- the hemW gene encoding radical SAM family heme chaperone HemW, whose protein sequence is MPSALPDGEPVPGDGALPASALAGAADRPLGFYLHVPYCATRCGYCDFNTYTATELRGTGGVLASRDNYADTVIDEIRLARKVLGDDPREVRTVFVGGGTPTLLAASDLVRMLGAVRDEFGLAADAEVTTEANPESVDPAYLTALREGGFNRVSFGMQSARQHVLKVLDRTHTPGRPERCVAEARAAGFDHVNLDLIYGTPGESDDDWRASLEAALGAGPDHVSAYALIVEEGTQLARRIRRGEVPMTDDDVHADRYLIADEVMSAAGYDWYEVSNWATSRAARCLHNELYWRGADWWGAGPGAHSHVGGVRWWNVKHPGAYAAALAAGRSPGAGRELLSDEDRRVERILLELRLREGAPLDLLRPAGLTASRRALGEGLLERGPYDEGRAVLTLRGRLLADAVVRDLVD, encoded by the coding sequence ATGCCTTCCGCACTCCCCGACGGTGAGCCGGTTCCCGGCGACGGCGCGCTCCCGGCGTCCGCGCTCGCCGGCGCCGCCGACCGCCCCCTCGGGTTCTATCTGCACGTTCCGTACTGCGCGACCCGCTGCGGGTACTGCGACTTCAACACCTACACCGCGACCGAGCTGCGCGGCACCGGCGGGGTCCTCGCCTCCCGCGACAACTACGCGGACACCGTGATCGACGAGATCCGGCTGGCCCGCAAGGTCCTCGGCGACGATCCGCGCGAGGTCCGCACGGTCTTCGTCGGCGGCGGCACGCCGACCCTGCTGGCCGCGTCCGACCTGGTACGGATGCTGGGCGCGGTCCGCGACGAGTTCGGCCTCGCGGCGGACGCCGAGGTGACGACCGAGGCCAACCCGGAGTCCGTCGACCCCGCCTATCTGACGGCCCTGCGCGAGGGCGGCTTCAACCGGGTCTCGTTCGGCATGCAGAGCGCGCGGCAGCACGTGCTGAAGGTCCTCGACCGCACGCACACCCCCGGCCGGCCCGAGCGGTGCGTGGCGGAGGCGCGGGCGGCGGGCTTCGACCACGTCAACCTGGACCTGATCTACGGCACCCCGGGCGAGTCGGACGACGACTGGCGGGCCTCGCTGGAGGCGGCCCTGGGCGCCGGACCCGACCACGTCAGCGCCTACGCCCTGATCGTCGAGGAGGGCACGCAACTGGCCCGCAGGATCCGCCGCGGCGAGGTCCCGATGACCGACGACGACGTGCACGCCGACCGCTATCTGATCGCGGACGAGGTGATGTCCGCGGCGGGCTACGACTGGTACGAGGTCTCCAACTGGGCCACCTCGCGGGCGGCCCGCTGCCTGCACAACGAGCTGTACTGGCGGGGCGCCGACTGGTGGGGCGCCGGGCCGGGCGCGCACTCGCACGTCGGCGGGGTGCGCTGGTGGAACGTCAAGCATCCGGGGGCGTACGCGGCGGCGCTGGCGGCGGGCCGCTCCCCGGGCGCGGGCCGGGAGCTGCTGTCCGACGAGGACCGCAGGGTGGAGCGGATCCTGCTGGAGCTGCGGCTGCGCGAGGGGGCGCCGCTCGACCTGCTCCGGCCGGCGGGGCTCACGGCGTCCCGCCGGGCGCTGGGGGAGGGGCTGCTGGAGCGCGGACCGTACGACGAGGGACGCGCGGTGCTCACGCTGCGCGGCCGGCTGCTGGCGGACGCGGTGGTACGGGACCTGGTGGACTGA
- a CDS encoding DUF3097 domain-containing protein, with amino-acid sequence MRQYSADLTPPWKKPTPVPEVAAEPGLVVEEPGTGFCGAVIRCEAGTVTLEDRFGKHRVFPLEPRGFLLEGRAVTLVRPAAGPSRPARTASGSVAVPGARARVARAGRIYVEGRHDAELVEKVWGDDLRVEGVVVEYLEGVDDLPSIVAEFGPGPDARLGVLVDHLVPGTKEWRIAQAVTSEHALVVGHPYIDIWEAVKPASLGIAGWPRVPHGQDWKTGVCRALGWPSENTGAVWQAILKRVGSYKDLEPELLGRVEELIDFVTDGGA; translated from the coding sequence ATGCGCCAGTACTCCGCCGACCTGACCCCTCCCTGGAAGAAGCCGACGCCGGTTCCCGAGGTCGCGGCGGAGCCCGGCCTGGTGGTGGAGGAGCCCGGCACCGGTTTCTGCGGCGCGGTGATCCGCTGCGAGGCGGGCACGGTGACCCTGGAGGACCGCTTCGGCAAGCACCGGGTGTTCCCGCTGGAGCCGCGCGGCTTCCTGCTGGAGGGCAGGGCGGTGACCCTGGTGAGGCCCGCCGCGGGGCCCTCCCGTCCCGCCCGCACCGCCTCGGGTTCGGTCGCCGTCCCCGGCGCCCGCGCGCGTGTCGCCCGCGCCGGCCGTATCTACGTCGAGGGCCGGCACGACGCCGAGCTGGTCGAGAAGGTATGGGGCGACGACCTGCGCGTCGAGGGCGTGGTCGTGGAGTACCTGGAAGGGGTGGACGACCTGCCCTCGATCGTCGCCGAGTTCGGCCCCGGCCCGGACGCGCGGCTGGGCGTCCTGGTGGACCACCTGGTGCCCGGGACGAAGGAGTGGCGCATCGCGCAGGCGGTGACCAGCGAGCACGCACTGGTCGTCGGCCACCCGTACATCGACATCTGGGAGGCCGTGAAACCGGCGTCCCTGGGGATCGCGGGGTGGCCGCGGGTCCCGCACGGCCAGGACTGGAAGACGGGAGTGTGCCGGGCGCTGGGCTGGCCGTCGGAGAACACCGGGGCGGTGTGGCAGGCGATCCTGAAGCGGGTCGGCTCCTACAAGGACCTGGAGCCGGAGTTGCTCGGCCGCGTGGAGGAACTGATCGACTTCGTCACGGACGGCGGGGCCTGA
- a CDS encoding MBL fold metallo-hydrolase — protein MTMTWEELGWERVAAGVGRCRLPGWDCTVGLVVGAGTALVIDAGSTLAEGALLRAQAERLAGGRVTHLALTHPHFDHVLGAAAFAGAEVFGAVGIDSVSADELREDAVRQGVDEAAATEAADTLVRPRHFVSGEWTLDLGAGRQVLLANVGPAHSAHDLAVLVPGAAAGEPETVFCGDLVEESGDPQAGPDAVPSRWPAALDRLLELGGEDARYVPGHGAVVDAAFVRAQRDALATRFGVSP, from the coding sequence ATGACGATGACTTGGGAAGAGCTGGGATGGGAGCGGGTCGCGGCCGGGGTGGGCAGGTGCCGGCTGCCGGGCTGGGACTGCACGGTGGGGCTGGTCGTCGGGGCGGGCACGGCGCTGGTGATCGACGCCGGATCGACGCTGGCGGAGGGGGCGCTGCTGCGGGCGCAGGCCGAGCGGCTCGCCGGCGGGCGTGTGACCCATCTCGCGCTCACACACCCCCATTTCGACCATGTGCTGGGTGCGGCGGCGTTCGCCGGCGCGGAGGTGTTCGGGGCGGTGGGCATCGACTCCGTGTCGGCCGACGAGCTGCGGGAGGACGCGGTCCGGCAGGGTGTGGACGAGGCGGCGGCGACGGAGGCCGCGGACACACTCGTGCGGCCCCGCCATTTCGTGTCCGGGGAGTGGACGCTCGACCTGGGCGCCGGCCGGCAGGTCCTGCTGGCGAACGTGGGCCCCGCCCACTCCGCCCATGATCTGGCGGTCCTCGTCCCGGGTGCGGCGGCCGGCGAGCCCGAGACGGTCTTCTGCGGCGACCTGGTGGAGGAGTCCGGCGATCCGCAGGCCGGCCCGGACGCGGTGCCGTCGCGCTGGCCCGCCGCCCTGGACCGGCTGCTCGAACTCGGCGGCGAGGACGCGCGGTACGTGCCCGGTCACGGGGCCGTGGTGGACGCGGCGTTCGTGCGGGCGCAGCGGGACGCGCTGGCGACGCGATTCGGCGTGTCGCCGTAA
- the hrcA gene encoding heat-inducible transcriptional repressor HrcA, translating to MLSERRLQVLRAIVQDYVGTEEPVGSKALTERHNLGVSPATVRNDMAALEDEGYIAQPHTSAGRIPTDKGYRLFVDKLAGVKPMTGPERRAIQNFLDGAVDLDDVVARTVRLLAQLTRQVAVVQYPSLTRSTVRHVELLSLAPARLMLVLITDTGRVEQRLVDCPAPFGESSLADLRARLNSRVAGRRFSDVPRLVEDLPDAFEAEDRGTVTTVLSTLLETLVEENEERLMIGGTANLTRFGHDFPLTIRPVLEALEEQVVLLKLLGEAGDSGMTVRIGHENAYEGLNSTSVVSVGYGSGGEAVAKLGVVGPTRMDYPGTMGAVRAVARYVGQILAES from the coding sequence ATGCTGAGTGAACGCAGGCTCCAGGTGCTGCGCGCCATCGTCCAGGACTACGTCGGAACCGAGGAGCCGGTGGGGTCCAAGGCGCTCACCGAGCGGCACAACCTCGGCGTGTCCCCGGCGACGGTCCGCAACGACATGGCCGCCCTGGAGGACGAGGGGTACATCGCCCAGCCGCACACCAGCGCCGGGCGGATCCCCACGGACAAGGGCTACCGGCTCTTCGTCGACAAACTGGCCGGCGTCAAGCCGATGACCGGCCCCGAGCGGCGCGCCATCCAGAACTTCCTGGACGGCGCGGTCGACCTCGACGACGTCGTGGCGCGGACGGTACGGCTGCTCGCGCAGCTCACCCGGCAGGTCGCCGTCGTGCAGTACCCGTCCCTGACCCGTTCGACCGTGCGGCACGTGGAGCTCCTCTCCCTCGCGCCGGCACGCCTGATGCTGGTGCTGATCACGGACACCGGGCGGGTCGAGCAGCGGCTGGTGGACTGTCCGGCGCCCTTCGGGGAGTCCTCGCTGGCGGATCTGCGCGCGCGGCTGAACAGCCGGGTGGCGGGCCGCCGCTTCAGCGACGTGCCGCGTCTGGTGGAGGACCTGCCGGACGCCTTCGAGGCGGAGGACCGCGGCACGGTGACGACGGTGCTCTCCACGCTGCTGGAGACGCTCGTCGAAGAGAACGAGGAGCGGCTGATGATCGGCGGAACCGCCAATCTCACCCGCTTCGGACATGACTTTCCCCTCACCATCCGGCCCGTCCTGGAGGCCCTCGAGGAGCAGGTCGTGCTCCTCAAGCTCCTTGGCGAGGCGGGGGATTCGGGCATGACCGTACGCATCGGTCACGAGAACGCCTACGAGGGGCTCAACTCCACTTCCGTGGTGTCGGTCGGCTACGGTTCGGGCGGCGAGGCAGTCGCCAAACTCGGCGTGGTCGGACCGACCCGCATGGATTACCCGGGAACGATGGGAGCGGTACGAGCGGTGGCACGGTACGTCGGACAGATCCTGGCGGAGTCGTAA
- the dnaJ gene encoding molecular chaperone DnaJ has translation MATDYYAVLGVRRDASQEEIKKAFRRLARELHPDVNPDPKTQERFKEINAAYEVLSDPQKKQVYDLGGDPLSQAGGGGAGGFGAGGFGNFSDIMDAFFGTASQRGPRSRTRRGQDAMIRLEIDLEEAAFGTTKDLQVDTAIVCTTCSGEGAAPGTSAQTCDMCRGRGEVSQVTRSFLGQVMTSRPCPQCQGFGTVVPTPCPECAGDGRVRSRRTLTVKIPAGVDNGTRIQLAGEGEVGPGGGPAGDLYVEIHELPHAQFQRRGDDLHCTVTLPMTAASLGTKVPLETLDGLEEVDIRPGTQSGQSIPLHSRGVTHLRGGGRGDLIVHVEVQTPTKLDPEQERLLRELAKLRGEERPTGQFQPGQQGLFSRLKDAFNGR, from the coding sequence GTGGCCACGGACTACTACGCCGTCCTCGGCGTGCGCCGCGACGCGTCGCAGGAAGAGATCAAGAAGGCCTTCCGGAGGCTCGCGCGCGAGCTGCACCCGGACGTCAACCCGGATCCGAAGACCCAGGAGCGGTTCAAGGAGATCAACGCCGCCTACGAGGTGCTGTCGGACCCGCAGAAGAAGCAGGTCTACGACCTCGGGGGCGACCCGCTGTCCCAGGCGGGCGGCGGTGGCGCCGGCGGCTTCGGGGCGGGGGGCTTCGGCAACTTCTCCGACATCATGGACGCGTTCTTCGGCACGGCGTCGCAGCGCGGGCCCCGCTCGCGCACCCGGCGCGGCCAGGACGCGATGATCCGGCTGGAGATCGACCTCGAGGAGGCGGCCTTCGGCACCACGAAGGACCTCCAGGTCGACACGGCGATCGTCTGCACGACGTGCAGCGGCGAGGGCGCAGCCCCGGGCACCAGCGCCCAGACGTGTGACATGTGCCGCGGCCGCGGTGAGGTGTCGCAGGTGACCCGGTCCTTCCTGGGCCAGGTCATGACGTCGCGGCCGTGTCCGCAGTGCCAGGGCTTCGGCACCGTCGTGCCGACCCCGTGCCCCGAGTGCGCGGGCGACGGGCGCGTGCGCTCGCGTCGCACCCTGACGGTGAAGATCCCGGCAGGCGTCGACAACGGCACCCGGATCCAGCTGGCGGGCGAGGGCGAGGTCGGCCCCGGCGGCGGCCCCGCCGGCGACCTGTACGTGGAGATCCACGAGCTGCCGCACGCGCAGTTCCAGCGGCGCGGCGACGACCTGCACTGCACGGTGACCCTGCCGATGACGGCGGCGTCCCTGGGCACGAAGGTGCCCCTGGAGACGCTGGACGGCCTGGAGGAGGTCGACATCCGGCCCGGCACCCAGTCCGGCCAGTCGATCCCGCTGCACAGCCGGGGCGTCACGCATCTGCGCGGCGGCGGGCGCGGCGACCTCATCGTGCACGTCGAGGTGCAGACCCCGACGAAGCTGGATCCCGAGCAGGAGCGGCTGCTGCGGGAGCTGGCGAAGCTGCGGGGCGAGGAGCGGCCCACGGGGCAGTTCCAGCCCGGACAGCAGGGACTGTTCTCGCGGCTCAAGGACGCGTTCAACGGGCGGTGA
- a CDS encoding nitronate monooxygenase: protein MSSALTGLLPHPIVQAPMAGGVSVPQLVAAVSEAGGLGFLAAGYKTADGMYQDIKQLRSLTGRPFGVNLFMPQPEYPGASTGSTGVAQAALPAAGAVEVYADQLAGEAVWYDTELGDPDSGRDDGYDAKLAVLLDNPVPAVSFHFGVPSAEALESLRRAGTFTLVTATTAEEALAVERAGADAVVVQGVEAGGHQGSHRDNPENDGCGIGLLSLVAQVRESVNLPVVAAGGIMRGSQIAAVLAAGASAAQLGTAFLATPESGAHAVHKQALTNPLFVRTELTRAFSGRPARGLVNRFLREHGPYAPAAYPEVHHLTVPLRKAAAKAGDAQGMALWAGQGHRMARELPAGRLVEVLVNELAAARTALSQGFTAGEGGAR from the coding sequence ATGTCCTCCGCGCTGACCGGTCTCCTCCCTCACCCGATCGTGCAGGCCCCCATGGCGGGCGGTGTCTCCGTCCCGCAGCTCGTGGCCGCCGTGTCCGAGGCGGGCGGGCTCGGATTCCTCGCGGCCGGGTACAAGACGGCCGACGGCATGTACCAGGACATCAAACAGCTGCGGAGCCTCACCGGCCGCCCGTTCGGCGTGAACCTCTTCATGCCGCAGCCCGAGTACCCCGGTGCGAGCACCGGCTCCACCGGAGTGGCCCAGGCCGCGCTCCCCGCTGCCGGCGCCGTCGAGGTCTACGCCGACCAGCTCGCCGGTGAGGCCGTCTGGTACGACACCGAGCTCGGAGATCCGGACAGCGGCCGCGACGACGGGTACGACGCCAAGCTCGCGGTGCTGCTGGACAACCCGGTGCCGGCGGTGTCCTTCCACTTCGGCGTGCCGAGCGCCGAGGCGCTGGAGTCGCTGCGCCGCGCGGGAACGTTCACGCTGGTCACGGCGACCACCGCGGAGGAGGCCCTCGCGGTGGAGCGGGCCGGCGCGGACGCGGTGGTCGTGCAGGGCGTGGAGGCCGGCGGACACCAGGGCAGCCACCGGGACAACCCCGAGAACGACGGCTGCGGCATCGGTCTGCTCTCCCTGGTCGCCCAGGTCCGCGAGTCCGTGAACCTGCCGGTCGTGGCCGCCGGCGGCATCATGCGCGGCAGCCAGATCGCCGCGGTCCTCGCGGCCGGCGCGAGCGCGGCCCAGCTGGGCACCGCGTTCCTCGCCACCCCCGAGTCCGGTGCGCACGCCGTGCACAAGCAGGCGCTGACCAACCCCCTGTTCGTGCGCACCGAGCTGACCCGCGCCTTCTCCGGCCGCCCGGCCCGCGGCCTGGTCAACCGCTTCCTGCGCGAGCACGGCCCGTACGCGCCCGCCGCCTACCCGGAGGTGCACCACCTCACGGTGCCGCTGCGCAAGGCGGCGGCCAAGGCGGGGGACGCCCAGGGGATGGCGCTGTGGGCGGGGCAGGGCCACCGGATGGCCCGCGAACTGCCCGCCGGACGACTGGTGGAGGTACTGGTGAACGAACTCGCCGCGGCGCGGACAGCGTTGTCACAGGGCTTCACGGCCGGTGAGGGCGGCGCCCGATGA
- a CDS encoding 16S rRNA (uracil(1498)-N(3))-methyltransferase, with protein sequence MTAPVFVVDELPHGRAEFVLDGPEGRHAVSVKRLRAGEDVVLTDGAGRWARAEVVAAEGKDRLVVRLGETVEEPVETPRVTVVQALPKGDRGELAVETMTETGVDKIVPWAAARCITQWRGERGAKALAKWRATAREAGKQSRRVRFPEVAEASTARQVAALLARADFAAVLHEDRDYGSEPLAAAELPAEGEIVLVVGPEGGVSPEELALFEEAGAKAYRLGRSVLRTSTAGTAAAALVLGRTGRWS encoded by the coding sequence ATGACCGCCCCCGTCTTCGTCGTCGACGAACTCCCGCACGGTCGAGCCGAGTTCGTGCTGGACGGACCCGAGGGTCGGCACGCCGTCTCGGTGAAGCGGCTGCGGGCCGGAGAGGACGTCGTCCTCACCGACGGCGCCGGACGCTGGGCGCGGGCCGAGGTCGTCGCCGCCGAGGGCAAGGACCGGCTGGTCGTGCGGCTGGGCGAGACCGTCGAGGAGCCCGTCGAGACGCCCCGGGTCACCGTCGTGCAGGCGCTGCCCAAGGGCGACCGGGGCGAGCTGGCCGTCGAGACGATGACCGAGACCGGCGTCGACAAGATCGTGCCGTGGGCGGCCGCGCGCTGCATCACCCAGTGGAGGGGCGAGCGCGGCGCCAAGGCGCTCGCCAAGTGGCGGGCCACCGCCCGCGAGGCCGGCAAGCAGTCCCGCCGGGTCCGCTTCCCCGAGGTCGCGGAGGCGTCGACCGCCCGCCAGGTGGCCGCGCTGCTGGCCCGGGCCGACTTCGCCGCCGTCCTGCACGAGGACCGCGACTACGGCAGCGAGCCGCTGGCCGCCGCCGAACTCCCCGCCGAGGGCGAGATCGTGCTCGTCGTGGGGCCCGAAGGGGGTGTGTCGCCCGAGGAGTTGGCGCTCTTCGAGGAGGCGGGCGCGAAGGCGTACCGGCTCGGCCGGAGCGTGCTGCGCACCTCGACCGCCGGCACGGCGGCCGCGGCCCTCGTCCTGGGCCGCACCGGCCGCTGGTCCTGA
- a CDS encoding VOC family protein → MELVQVRLLVRDFPLCYRFYSDVLGLKPQSGAEQGPYEKFSPATGSAGIAIQDRAMMAEVLGELGDAANGHRSLVVLRVDDLDSYCAGVTARGAALIHGPAPMTDRMRVAHLKDPEGNLVELQEWLLLRS, encoded by the coding sequence GTGGAACTCGTCCAAGTCAGGCTGCTGGTGAGGGACTTCCCCCTCTGCTATCGCTTCTACTCCGACGTCCTCGGGCTGAAGCCGCAGTCGGGCGCGGAGCAGGGGCCGTACGAGAAGTTCAGCCCCGCCACCGGGTCGGCGGGCATCGCGATCCAGGACCGCGCGATGATGGCGGAGGTGCTCGGGGAGCTGGGCGACGCGGCGAACGGGCACCGTTCCCTCGTGGTGCTGCGCGTCGACGACCTGGACTCCTACTGCGCGGGCGTCACCGCCCGGGGCGCCGCCCTGATCCACGGCCCCGCCCCGATGACCGACCGCATGCGCGTCGCCCATCTCAAGGACCCGGAGGGGAACCTGGTGGAGCTTCAGGAATGGCTGCTGCTGCGCAGCTGA